AGAGAGAAGAGGATGCTTAGTTTCAACAGTAGGAATGATAATTCAAGCATTGACTCCAGGTGCAGTCCAGAAGGTTTCTGATACGATCCGCCTTATGCCCTCTCATTACCGAATGCTGATTGCGGTTGGATTCCTCCTATTTGTTGGCCCCACCTATCTCTATTTCTGGAATCCATCTTTTCTTCTATACATAGTTGGTACCGCGTTCATTATCTATCCAGTTCTGCACACGATAGAGAATAGTAGTTATTGAATTTCGATTCTACATGCTTGCTTCCAAGCTAGATCTTAGAATGACTGTTTTCGATCCATCAATGGCCAATTATCTAACTCCCTTCAAAGAATCATTGAGAAAACGTTCCTGAAAGATTCTGTAATCTGGATAATATTTCAATACGCTCTCAACAAAACATGCCCACTTGTTTCCTGTTCTGTCGTATAGGACATTTCCATCACGGGCAATTCGATATTTCAAAGACCAGTTTATGTCCTGCATCAACACAACATCTACATCTTGCCGAGGGCCTTCAAATTGGGAAATTGCACGCAGTCGAAGATCAAATCGCTCATGTCGGTCTAGGCCGCTCGCACCAATTGCGATGTCCAAATCACTCATTTCAGTTGCTGTTCCTCGGGCCTGGGATCCGAATACAACTATCAAATCAATGTCTTCTGGAGCAA
The Candidatus Thorarchaeota archaeon genome window above contains:
- a CDS encoding nucleotidyltransferase domain-containing protein produces the protein MISQDEIKERIIEVAPEDIDLIVVFGSQARGTATEMSDLDIAIGASGLDRHERFDLRLRAISQFEGPRQDVDVVLMQDINWSLKYRIARDGNVLYDRTGNKWACFVESVLKYYPDYRIFQERFLNDSLKGVR